The Juglans microcarpa x Juglans regia isolate MS1-56 chromosome 2S, Jm3101_v1.0, whole genome shotgun sequence genome has a window encoding:
- the LOC121253016 gene encoding F-box/kelch-repeat protein At3g24760-like — translation MTEFSSLSSDLTEHILSLLPIPTLIIASTVCKIWHSIISSPTFPSASSRPHSRPWFFLYGLHNTSSKNHQSFAYDPLSDIWFRLPCSSFPFPSPTSSSFLGSHGFLFITAPLFAFSPILHRFSNIFTTSPLNYSRVNPLLGVFYANSDKPRFIVVGGVRFIGNLVDIEERLAVEIYDPHMDSWEICPPLPADFRSGNSSSSLSSALFGGKFYVFGIYSCFVSSFDLEKRVWSEVQTLRPPGVIFSFMISCRDRLVLAGICNSPQGSSFNLWRIDENTMEFSEIAIMPQDLLYSLFDSDEDDKFASLKCVGLGDLIYVFNEEYHKRYPACVCEVSSESGKCNWRRVPRLPTPVNKFHKVISFCSTVSLYNMLRGGEEGVDEVQAMSE, via the coding sequence ATGACTGAATTTAGCTCTCTTAGCTCTGACCTGACGGAGCACATCCTCTCCCTCCTCCCAATCCCTACCCTCATCATAGCCTCCACCGTCTGCAAGATCTGGCACTCCATCATCTCCTCCCCCACCTTCCCCTCTGCCTCCTCCCGACCCCATAGCCGCCCCTGGTTTTTTCTTTACGGCCTCCACAACACCTCTTCCAAGAACCATCAGTCCTTCGCCTACGATCCTCTTTCCGATATCTGGTTTCGCCTCCCTTGTTCCTCCTTCCCTTTCCCTTCCCCCacttcttcctccttcctcGGATCCCATGGCTTCCTCTTCATCACCGCCCCCTTGTTCGCCTTCTCCCCTATCCTCCATCGTTTCTCCAACATCTTTACCACCTCCCCTCTCAACTACTCCCGTGTCAACCCCCTCCTCGGCGTCTTCTATGCCAATTCCGACAAACCCAGATTCATTGTTGTCGGTGGTGTCAGATTCATCGGTAACCTAGTTGACATCGAGGAGCGTTTGGCCGTCGAGATATACGATCCCCATATGGATTCCTGGGAGATCTGTCCTCCTTTACCCGCCGATTTCAGGTCTGGTAACTCATCCTCCTCCTTGTCCTCGGCCTTGTTCGGAGGCAAATTCTACGTCTTTGGCATCTACTCCTGTTTCGTGTCGTCCTTCGATTTGGAAAAACGTGTCTGGAGCGAGGTCCAGACGCTTCGTCCTCCTGGGGTTATCTTCTCGTTCATGATCTCTTGCAGGGACCGGCTTGTTCTGGCCGGAATATGTAATTCGCCGCAAGGGTCTTCCTTTAATCTGTGGAGGATTGACGAGAACACCATGGAGTTTAGCGAGATTGCGATCATGCCTCAGGATTTGCTTTACAGCTTGTTTGATAGTGACGAGGATGATAAATTTGCGAGCTTGAAGTGTGTTGGGCTAGGTGATCTTATCTATGTTTTTAACGAAGAGTACCATAAGAGATACCCAGCTTGCGTTTGTGAGGTTAGTAGTGAGTCTGGCAAATGTAATTGGAGGAGAGTGCCTCGATTGCCTACACCTGTCAACAAGTTTCACAAGGTCATTAGCTTCTGTTCCACCGTTTCACTGTATAATATGCTTCGGGGTGGAGAGGAAGGGGTCGATGAGGTGCAGGCTATGTCTGAGTGA
- the LOC121253018 gene encoding uncharacterized protein LOC121253018, whose translation MKKEDIARGLGISLKVADSANHAGNKVLPISETTLSTSTNTNDQCGSSEKKDRLKGDKTKTMSRMKELLRWAAAAAAKSEKGGKFIGRKVLHFRNRGNLRSVPDDDQLSSDSPKISFCWDVESCTTVSSAYSAISMASSSNPTKIQDKDHITSRKGNWITTDSEFVVLEL comes from the exons atgaaaaaagaagatattgctCGGGGATTAGGAATCAGCCTTAAGGTGGCCGATTCTGCTAATCATGCAGGAAATAAAGTTTTACCAATTAGCGAGACAACGTTGTCAACCTCAACTAACACAAATGACCAATGTGGCTCGTCAGAAAAGAAAGACAGGCTTAAAGGGGACAAAACCAAAACCATGTCAAGAATGAAGGAGCTATTGAGAtgggctgctgctgctgctgcgaAGTCAGAGAAGGGAGGAAAATTCATTGGCCGAAag GTTCTTCACTTTCGAAATCGTGGAAACCTGAGATCAGTTCCAGATGATGATCAACTTAGCAGTGACTCTCCTAAGATCAGTTTTTGTTGGGATGTGGAAAGCTGCACCACCGTTTCCTCTGCCTACTCAGCAATTTCTATGGCGTCCTCGTCAAACCCAACCAAAATTCAAGACAAAGATCATATCACttcaagaaaaggaaattgGATCACCACAGACTCTGAAT TTGTGGTGCTAGAGCTATGA